From one uncultured Bacteroides sp. genomic stretch:
- the recR gene encoding recombination mediator RecR yields the protein MNQQYSSLLLERAVSEFAKLPGIGKKTAMRLVLHLLRQDTATVEAFGRSVITLKQEVKYCKTCHNISDTETCRICANPQRDATTVCVVENIRDVMAVEATQQFRGLYHVLGGIISPMDGVGPGDLQIESLVQRVSEGGIKEVILALSSTMEGDTTNFFIYRKLEKTGVKLSVIARGISIGDELEYTDEVTLGRSIANRTSFTGTM from the coding sequence GTGAATCAACAATATTCATCTTTACTATTAGAAAGAGCTGTCAGCGAGTTTGCCAAATTACCCGGAATCGGTAAGAAAACGGCCATGAGACTGGTTCTTCATCTTTTGAGGCAAGACACGGCTACGGTAGAAGCCTTTGGACGTTCTGTCATTACGCTGAAACAGGAAGTGAAGTATTGCAAAACTTGTCATAATATTTCTGATACCGAGACTTGCCGGATTTGTGCCAATCCACAGAGAGATGCCACTACTGTTTGTGTGGTGGAAAACATACGTGATGTGATGGCGGTAGAGGCCACGCAACAGTTTCGCGGGTTGTATCATGTATTGGGAGGCATTATTTCTCCTATGGATGGAGTAGGGCCCGGCGATCTCCAGATAGAGAGCCTTGTGCAGCGTGTATCCGAGGGGGGAATAAAGGAAGTAATTCTGGCTTTGAGTTCTACGATGGAAGGAGATACAACTAACTTTTTTATCTATAGGAAGCTTGAAAAAACCGGTGTGAAGCTGAGTGTGATTGCTCGTGGCATTTCTATTGGCGACGAGTTGGAGTATACGGACGAAGTAACGTTGGGCAGAAGTATTGCCAATCGCACATCGTTTACCGGAACAATGTAG
- a CDS encoding GNAT family N-acetyltransferase: MEKNAYLTDDRIYLRAVEPEDLEVMYEMENHPSFWEISSFTVPYSRYTLKEYILNSQNDVFADKQLRLMIVRREDDKVIGTIDITDYIPLHAHGAVGIAVLETYRREGYAARALRLLCEYAFNFLDMKQLYANVPIDNEASLQLFSSCGFVECGVLKEWLHAGKGYKDVIMMQCINN; encoded by the coding sequence ATGGAAAAGAACGCTTATTTAACGGACGATCGTATTTATCTTCGTGCGGTAGAACCCGAAGATCTTGAGGTTATGTATGAAATGGAAAACCATCCTTCTTTTTGGGAAATAAGTAGTTTTACCGTACCTTATTCTCGCTATACGCTTAAAGAATATATCTTGAATTCTCAAAATGATGTGTTTGCCGATAAGCAACTTCGGCTGATGATTGTGCGTAGAGAAGATGATAAAGTGATTGGTACCATTGACATAACAGATTATATTCCTCTACATGCTCATGGTGCAGTGGGTATTGCTGTTCTGGAAACTTATCGGCGCGAAGGATATGCGGCCAGGGCACTGAGGTTGCTGTGCGAATATGCCTTTAACTTTTTGGACATGAAGCAATTGTATGCGAATGTGCCAATAGATAATGAAGCGAGTTTACAACTGTTTTCCTCTTGCGGATTTGTTGAGTGCGGAGTTTTAAAAGAGTGGCTGCATGCTGGCAAGGGATATAAAGATGTAATTATGATGCAGTGCATTAATAATTAA